A single window of Hemibagrus wyckioides isolate EC202008001 linkage group LG28, SWU_Hwy_1.0, whole genome shotgun sequence DNA harbors:
- the LOC131348290 gene encoding NACHT, LRR and PYD domains-containing protein 1b allele 2-like translates to MCKLTKLMFEMDRKGEVLYRIVSWDSCSLDGLGQQQPAGPLYSIACHEGSICHLHLPHCEICTDEVKLTAAHVTGGNVELIQPLKVTNTHVIINNEGLSLFGLLRALIFREYPITAQVLLFYKKINGKHRMRKLHMHLLPGNVPAKEVLKQRLSFTYIETSSKCKLTPGKKYRPCCKNTDHDYVIQPKIEKFECDYGPNYHPTFEMLCNIEVDKVTLGLLDENDQEVWERLVFLTGTDAALPKSDTTDADFMDQYREKLIQTVSAVMEIADCLKSKKMISDEKYNRLHAESTSRDQMRLLYSSLDAGGRVVKAEAYQVLKETEPYLVEDLSKD, encoded by the exons ATGTGCAAATTGACCAAACTCATGTTTGAGATGGATAGAAAAGGGGAAGTGCTGTACAGAATAGTGTCCTGGGACAGCTGTTCCTTGGATGGATTAGGACAACAGCAGCCTGCAGGACCACTGTACAGTATTGCCTGCCATGAAGGTTCTATCTGTCATCTGCATCTCCCACATTGTGAGATCT GTACAGATGAGGTTAAATTGACTGCAGCACATGTGACTGGTGGTAATGTGGAGCTCATTCAGCCGCTAAAAGTAACAAACACGCATGTCATCATAAACAATGAAGGTCTCTCCCTCTTCGGTCTCTTAAGAGCACTGATATTCCGAGAATATCCCATCACAGCCCAAGTACTACtgttctataaaaaaataaatggaaagcaCAGGATGAGGAAACTGCATATGCACCTTTTGCCAGGGAATGTACCAGCTAAAGAG GTGTTGAAACAGCGTTTGAGTTTCACATACATTGAGACAAGCTCCAAATGTAAACTGACTCCTGGGAAAAAATACCGGCCATGTTGTAAAAATACTGACCATGATTATGTAATCCAACCCAAG ATTGAGAAGTTTGAGTGTGACTATGGCCCTAATTATCATCCTACATTTGAGATGCTCTGTAATATTGAGGTTGATAAAGTCACTTTAGGTCTCTTGGATGAAAATGACCAGGAAGTCTGGGAGCGTTTGGTCTTTCTTACAG GTACAGATGCTGCCTTACCCAAATCAGATACAACGG atgCTGACTTTATGGATCAATACAGAGAAAAGCTCATTCAGACAGTTTCTGCAGTAATGGAGATAGCAGACTGTCTAAAAAGCAAGAAGATGATTAGTGATGAAAAGTACAATAGACTTCATGCAGAATCAACATCACGTGATCAAATGAGGCTTCTGTACAGTTCTCTTGATGCAGGAGGAAGAGTTGTGAAAGCAGAAGCCTATCAAGTCCTAAAGGAAACAGAGCCTTACTTAGTGGAGGATTTGAGTAAGGATTGA